In Desulforhopalus sp., a single window of DNA contains:
- the amrA gene encoding AmmeMemoRadiSam system protein A translates to MHQLTEEQGRSLLALARKTLEHQLTGGEAPPQPTDPALLASAATFVTLKLSGRLRGCIGNLQPVGTLWQGIRDNAINAACHDHRFSPLTAAELAKVHIDISVLSAPEPLEYSDSSDLIRKLSPGIDGVIIRDGRRSATFLPQVWQQLPIPEQFLGHLCQKAGLSERAWRDTKLEVQIYHVQCFAEEVA, encoded by the coding sequence ATGCATCAATTGACCGAAGAACAGGGCCGTTCGTTACTGGCTCTCGCGAGAAAAACCCTGGAACATCAGCTGACCGGCGGCGAAGCGCCGCCACAGCCCACCGATCCCGCCCTGCTTGCCTCGGCTGCAACCTTTGTCACACTGAAGCTTTCCGGCAGACTGCGGGGCTGCATCGGCAACCTTCAACCGGTCGGTACCCTTTGGCAAGGGATTCGCGACAACGCCATCAACGCCGCCTGCCATGACCACCGCTTTTCACCGCTTACAGCGGCCGAACTTGCCAAGGTACACATCGATATCTCCGTCCTTTCGGCGCCGGAGCCCCTCGAATACAGCGACTCCTCCGACCTCATCCGCAAGTTGTCTCCGGGGATCGACGGGGTCATTATCCGCGACGGCCGACGCAGTGCGACCTTTCTGCCCCAGGTGTGGCAGCAGTTGCCCATTCCCGAACAGTTTTTGGGCCATCTCTGCCAAAAGGCCGGCCTGTCTGAGCGGGCCTGGCGGGATACAAAACTTGAAGTACAGATCTACCATGTGCAATGTTTTGCCGAGGAAGTGGCATGA
- a CDS encoding 3-oxoacyl-ACP synthase III: protein MIQYSRVCLDTIGYQLPPRIITSEQIEERLAALYQRLHLPQGRLELMSGIRERRLWPAGTRPSEAASLAGKRVLDQAGLDPQAIECLIFTSVSRDMMEPATASFVHDRLGLSPSALIFDISNACLGFLDGMVMLANMIELGQVANGLVVSGETAEDLLESTLQVLEKDIAVTRKGIKPAFASLTIGSGSVALYMRRTQAAETRPRLVHGAWRANTEHSDLCHGGQQGQNTVLMATNSEELLHRGVETALATWQQFSQKAGWRAEDINRFFCHQVGSAHAKLLFEKLDLPPGKNFETLQILGNVGSVSAPITMAMAIEQGLFHSGQKGALLGIGSGINCMMLGVEW, encoded by the coding sequence ATGATTCAATATTCACGGGTTTGTCTCGACACCATAGGCTACCAGCTTCCTCCGCGGATAATCACCTCGGAACAGATTGAGGAAAGGCTGGCGGCCCTGTACCAGAGGTTGCATCTGCCCCAGGGCAGACTGGAGTTAATGAGCGGCATACGGGAGCGGCGGCTCTGGCCTGCCGGTACACGGCCAAGTGAGGCGGCAAGCCTTGCCGGCAAACGGGTGCTTGACCAGGCCGGCCTTGATCCGCAGGCGATCGAATGCCTGATTTTTACCTCAGTTTCCCGCGACATGATGGAGCCGGCGACGGCCTCCTTCGTCCATGACAGGCTCGGGCTCTCACCCTCCGCCCTGATCTTCGATATCTCCAATGCCTGCCTCGGTTTTCTCGACGGCATGGTGATGCTTGCCAATATGATCGAACTCGGCCAGGTGGCCAACGGACTGGTGGTCTCCGGCGAGACCGCCGAGGACCTGCTGGAATCGACCCTGCAGGTGTTGGAGAAAGACATAGCGGTGACGCGCAAGGGCATTAAACCGGCCTTTGCCTCGCTGACCATCGGTTCCGGGTCTGTGGCCCTGTATATGCGGCGAACCCAGGCTGCTGAAACCCGGCCGCGCCTGGTGCACGGGGCCTGGCGGGCAAACACGGAGCATTCCGATCTTTGCCATGGCGGCCAGCAAGGGCAAAACACTGTCCTCATGGCCACCAATTCCGAGGAACTGTTGCACCGGGGCGTGGAAACCGCTCTCGCCACCTGGCAGCAATTTTCCCAAAAGGCCGGTTGGCGGGCTGAGGATATCAACAGATTTTTCTGCCACCAGGTTGGTTCGGCACACGCCAAACTGCTCTTTGAAAAACTCGATTTACCGCCGGGGAAAAACTTTGAAACCCTGCAGATTCTCGGCAATGTCGGATCGGTTTCGGCACCGATCACCATGGCCATGGCCATCGAGCAGGGACTCTTCCATAGCGGCCAGAAGGGCGCCCTGCTCGGGATCGGCAGCGGCATTAACTGTATGATGCTGGGGGTGGAATGGTGA
- a CDS encoding response regulator produces the protein MTEIERLQQQVEELKAKLAKQIRTTEVLKKRAVQAIINGKHAEQEAAEHRSSETDIIQAEVASRVKSVFLENVSHEIRSSMNGIIGMTNLVLDTELSADQRLYLEMVNSSVDRLLVVVNEVLDFSRIEAGELVIEPEDFCLKESLDHDLYLLNLAARKKDIALTCNIDPDVPAYVHGDPARLVQILTNLVHNGIKYTDRGSVAIKIENCGYDSAGTLQLRFVVKDTGCGITPEKLDLISHYFKRKAVPIVSLPLSVGTTGLGLTISSQLVKLMGGEITVESGKDGSTFSFILPFKEVADIASLEEKTTSAMENIVENSTYALKGAKVLLAEDEHINRTLIETILKQLGIHVTAVDTGEAAVKEACGGGYQLVLMDVQMDGMDGLEATRAIRRYEKEKGGHLDIIALTAQAMPGDREKCLQAGMDDYLAKPLDKGQLIDILAKYLTNRALVVAGDPADESTLVSTLVEAGWQVSLADTKRSAMYEASLSHFDLIVLDVSAPHLEGLRVAKLLRQLEEYSGQCATILAVGEGERLDGLENCGFDGTIEQPVTKGKIHKHLETLAVA, from the coding sequence GTGACGGAGATTGAGAGGCTGCAGCAACAAGTTGAGGAATTGAAAGCAAAACTTGCCAAGCAGATACGGACAACCGAGGTCCTGAAAAAACGGGCAGTGCAGGCAATCATCAACGGCAAACATGCCGAGCAGGAGGCGGCCGAGCACCGTTCCAGCGAAACGGATATCATCCAGGCCGAGGTTGCCAGCCGGGTCAAGAGTGTCTTTCTGGAAAATGTCAGCCACGAGATCCGTTCGTCAATGAACGGCATTATCGGCATGACCAATCTCGTTCTTGACACCGAGCTTTCCGCCGACCAGCGGCTGTATCTGGAAATGGTCAATTCATCCGTTGACCGGCTGCTGGTGGTAGTCAACGAGGTCCTTGATTTCTCCCGGATTGAAGCCGGTGAGCTGGTCATCGAACCGGAAGATTTCTGTCTCAAGGAAAGCCTTGACCACGATCTCTACCTGTTAAACCTTGCCGCCCGCAAAAAAGACATTGCCCTTACCTGCAATATTGACCCGGATGTCCCCGCCTATGTACATGGCGATCCGGCCCGCCTGGTGCAGATTCTCACCAATCTCGTGCACAACGGCATCAAGTATACCGATCGGGGCTCTGTTGCTATCAAGATTGAAAACTGTGGCTATGACAGCGCCGGCACCCTCCAGCTGCGCTTTGTCGTTAAAGACACCGGCTGCGGTATCACCCCGGAAAAACTCGATCTGATCAGTCATTATTTTAAGCGAAAGGCCGTTCCCATTGTTTCCCTGCCTTTATCGGTCGGGACTACCGGCCTCGGTCTGACAATATCTTCGCAGCTGGTCAAATTGATGGGCGGCGAAATAACCGTTGAAAGTGGCAAGGACGGATCGACCTTTTCTTTTATCCTGCCCTTCAAAGAGGTCGCTGATATTGCCAGTCTTGAGGAAAAGACCACCTCGGCCATGGAAAACATTGTCGAAAATTCCACCTATGCCCTCAAGGGCGCCAAGGTTTTACTGGCCGAAGACGAGCATATCAACAGGACCTTGATCGAGACGATCCTCAAACAGCTCGGCATCCATGTCACCGCCGTTGACACCGGCGAAGCGGCGGTGAAAGAGGCCTGCGGCGGTGGATACCAGCTAGTTCTTATGGATGTGCAAATGGATGGAATGGATGGTCTGGAAGCCACCCGCGCCATCAGAAGATATGAGAAGGAAAAAGGCGGCCACCTCGATATCATCGCTCTTACCGCCCAGGCCATGCCGGGTGACCGGGAAAAATGCCTGCAGGCCGGAATGGACGATTATCTGGCCAAGCCCCTCGATAAAGGACAGCTGATCGACATCCTGGCGAAGTATCTCACCAACCGGGCGCTGGTCGTCGCTGGTGACCCGGCCGACGAAAGCACCCTTGTCAGCACCCTCGTTGAGGCCGGCTGGCAGGTGAGCCTTGCCGACACCAAGAGATCGGCAATGTACGAGGCATCCCTTTCCCATTTTGATCTGATTGTCCTCGATGTTTCAGCCCCACACCTGGAGGGCCTGCGGGTGGCAAAACTGCTCCGACAGCTGGAGGAATATTCCGGGCAATGTGCGACGATTCTCGCGGTGGGCGAGGGGGAAAGGCTGGATGGCCTGGAGAACTGCGGCTTCGATGGAACCATCGAGCAGCCGGTTACCAAAGGCAAGATACACAAACACCTCGAAACTTTGGCAGTTGCTTGA
- a CDS encoding response regulator — protein sequence MKTLIVEDDFLSRSLLSTLLSEYGICHVAVNGREALDAIERAFEGNDPYDLICLDIMMPVMNGQEALLELRKIEAERGIRGLDTTKVIMITAIDDSKNIMKAFRQGQCEAYLTKPLDRTKLISHIRDLGLIT from the coding sequence ATGAAGACATTGATCGTCGAGGATGATTTTCTGTCGAGATCCCTTCTCTCGACACTGCTTTCGGAATATGGAATATGTCACGTGGCAGTCAATGGCAGGGAAGCCCTCGACGCCATCGAACGGGCATTCGAAGGCAACGATCCCTACGACCTCATCTGTCTGGATATCATGATGCCGGTAATGAACGGCCAGGAGGCCTTGCTCGAACTGCGGAAGATCGAGGCGGAACGTGGCATCCGTGGTCTTGACACCACCAAGGTTATTATGATCACGGCCATTGACGATTCGAAAAACATCATGAAGGCCTTTCGCCAAGGACAGTGTGAGGCCTACCTCACCAAGCCCCTGGATCGAACGAAACTGATCAGCCATATTCGCGACCTCGGATTGATCACCTGA
- the rlmKL gene encoding bifunctional 23S rRNA (guanine(2069)-N(7))-methyltransferase RlmK/23S rRNA (guanine(2445)-N(2))-methyltransferase RlmL gives MKTETPAKYQIVAGCAAGLEQLVGEEARAFGGQDVTSDVGVVRWRGGLESAYRCCLWSRFASRVFLQLWQFPVSDEESLYKAALAATWGDHLTENTTFAISCTLSGQSAITHSRFAALKLKDGLVDHFRDKTGVRPSVKTDRPGVQIHLHIDNNLATVSLDLSGESLHRRGYRDTSGKAPLKETLGAAIVALSGWMENPKTLIDPMCGAGTLLIEAALMFGDSAPGLSRGYYGFKGWLRHDERLWTALVDEALAREAAGEDKEWPAMAGYDCDPAVVRAAQRNVERAGLERYITIKHGEMAGLPRAEEENGLLLSNLPYGERLSEPELVSQLYRGYGRILRQRFAGWRAGVFIANPELTDSFGLAWEFKHRLYNGSIPCRLLIGGIAGEDPAFCWQLQPPAAEGDGDEFANRLRKNLRQMLRWAEKEGVSCFRVYDRDLPEYNLSIDLYGKWVHIQEWAPPKTIDPQLAATRFKTAVIAVKQILGTRSDRVFLKTRERQKGRNQYEKKGNSRKMYEVKEGECSFLVNFTDYLDTGLFLDHRPIRAKIFAAAKGKRFLNLFGYTGTATVQAALGGASSTMTVDLSATYLQWARMNLALNGLGEVRNKVEKADGLEWLAACTANYDLIFIDPPTFSNTKKERRVFDVQEDHARMLDLAMSRLESGGLLIFSTNFRRFQLDRGLFERYAITDISRQSLPFDFSRNQKIHSCWEFRHQVKSTAPPDNVWTNRGKDR, from the coding sequence TTGAAGACAGAAACACCTGCAAAATACCAAATCGTCGCCGGCTGTGCGGCAGGACTGGAACAGCTCGTTGGTGAAGAGGCCCGCGCCTTCGGTGGCCAGGATGTGACCAGCGACGTCGGGGTGGTGCGCTGGCGGGGAGGCCTCGAATCGGCGTATCGCTGTTGTCTGTGGTCGCGCTTTGCCTCCAGGGTCTTCCTCCAGCTGTGGCAATTTCCGGTCAGCGATGAAGAATCACTCTATAAGGCCGCATTGGCTGCCACTTGGGGAGACCATCTTACCGAGAATACCACCTTTGCCATAAGTTGCACCCTGTCCGGGCAATCGGCCATAACCCACAGCCGGTTTGCCGCACTCAAGTTAAAAGACGGCCTCGTTGATCATTTTCGCGACAAAACCGGCGTTCGGCCCTCGGTGAAAACCGACCGCCCCGGGGTGCAGATCCATCTGCATATAGACAATAATCTTGCCACGGTCTCCCTTGATCTGTCCGGAGAGAGCCTGCACCGCCGCGGCTATCGCGATACCTCGGGCAAGGCCCCCCTGAAGGAGACCCTGGGAGCGGCTATTGTCGCCCTCAGCGGCTGGATGGAGAATCCCAAGACCCTCATCGATCCGATGTGCGGGGCAGGCACCCTGCTCATTGAAGCAGCCCTGATGTTTGGCGACTCGGCACCGGGTCTGTCGCGAGGATATTATGGCTTTAAGGGCTGGCTACGCCATGACGAGAGGCTGTGGACCGCGCTGGTCGACGAGGCCCTTGCCCGGGAGGCGGCAGGCGAAGACAAAGAATGGCCGGCCATGGCTGGTTATGACTGTGATCCCGCGGTGGTCCGGGCAGCGCAGAGAAATGTCGAACGGGCAGGCCTTGAAAGATATATCACCATAAAACATGGCGAGATGGCCGGCCTTCCGCGAGCGGAGGAGGAGAATGGCCTGCTGCTCAGCAACCTGCCCTATGGCGAGCGGCTATCGGAGCCGGAACTGGTGAGCCAGTTGTACCGGGGTTACGGGCGGATCCTTCGCCAGCGCTTTGCCGGCTGGCGGGCCGGGGTCTTTATTGCCAACCCGGAACTCACCGACAGTTTTGGCCTTGCCTGGGAATTTAAACACCGCTTGTACAATGGCTCAATTCCCTGCCGATTGCTGATCGGCGGTATTGCCGGGGAAGATCCGGCCTTTTGCTGGCAACTCCAGCCCCCGGCTGCTGAGGGCGATGGCGATGAATTTGCCAACAGGTTGCGCAAGAATCTCAGGCAGATGCTGCGCTGGGCGGAGAAAGAGGGGGTATCCTGCTTTCGGGTTTATGACCGCGACCTGCCGGAATACAATCTCAGCATCGATCTCTACGGGAAATGGGTACATATCCAGGAATGGGCGCCACCGAAAACCATTGATCCCCAGCTTGCGGCGACACGCTTCAAGACTGCAGTCATCGCCGTAAAACAGATCCTCGGCACCAGGTCCGACCGGGTGTTTCTGAAGACCCGCGAGCGCCAGAAAGGCCGCAACCAGTACGAAAAAAAGGGCAACAGCCGTAAGATGTACGAGGTGAAAGAAGGTGAATGTTCTTTCCTCGTCAACTTCACCGACTATCTCGACACCGGACTCTTCCTCGATCACCGGCCGATTCGGGCGAAGATCTTCGCCGCCGCCAAGGGCAAACGCTTCCTCAATCTCTTTGGCTACACCGGCACGGCGACGGTGCAGGCGGCCCTCGGCGGGGCATCGAGCACCATGACCGTCGATCTCTCCGCCACCTACCTGCAATGGGCACGGATGAATCTTGCCCTAAACGGCCTCGGCGAGGTGCGCAACAAGGTTGAAAAGGCCGATGGCCTGGAGTGGCTAGCGGCCTGTACGGCAAACTACGACCTCATCTTCATCGATCCGCCGACCTTTTCCAACACCAAGAAAGAGCGGCGGGTTTTTGACGTCCAGGAAGATCATGCCCGCATGCTCGATCTGGCGATGTCCCGCCTGGAAAGCGGCGGCTTGTTGATTTTTTCCACCAACTTCCGGAGGTTCCAACTCGACAGGGGGCTGTTCGAACGGTACGCCATAACCGATATTTCCCGGCAATCCCTGCCCTTTGATTTTTCACGGAACCAGAAGATCCATAGCTGCTGGGAGTTTCGCCATCAAGTAAAGAGCACCGCCCCACCGGACAATGTCTGGACAAACCGTGGCAAGGACCGATGA
- a CDS encoding HD domain-containing protein, protein MSNGQDRYFKIFAQVSKAIHSGERSPEILHSIVTHIKEILLAKGCIYWIVDYNKKAIVTRYSHGFPYRSLDEMDFETLTGLFDKSQGPLCFIEDARYDPRIPDRERLGKRRVGSISGIFFDIAGSLQGILAVYFHDRRELSEDELELVSALGEQGAIALQKAISFDAKMIDSMGKMVEGLVLALEAKDEQTHGHSVRVASLARLVAEEMGLNDNEVETIYRGGLLHDIGKIGMEDTILQRLGILSNKEMDIVRRHPEIGAKITRPLNFLNEVEPLILHHHERYDGSGYPDGLRGRDIPFGARILTVCDAFETMLAGRRNLAGMSLEDAAHNLSREGGRHFDPQIIKALFSGLIRRPEVLGLSDSARKSLENHREQIRFTANFNQASFF, encoded by the coding sequence ATGAGCAACGGACAAGACAGATATTTTAAAATATTCGCCCAGGTCAGCAAGGCCATTCACTCTGGGGAGAGAAGTCCGGAAATTCTTCATAGTATTGTCACACATATTAAGGAGATATTGCTGGCCAAAGGCTGCATCTACTGGATTGTCGATTATAATAAAAAGGCTATCGTCACCAGATATTCCCATGGTTTCCCCTATCGAAGTCTCGACGAGATGGACTTTGAAACCTTGACTGGCCTCTTTGACAAGAGCCAAGGTCCGTTATGCTTTATTGAAGACGCCAGATATGACCCCCGTATCCCCGATCGGGAACGGCTGGGAAAACGTCGTGTGGGGTCCATCTCCGGAATTTTCTTCGATATCGCCGGTTCACTGCAGGGTATTCTCGCGGTTTATTTCCATGACCGCCGAGAACTGAGCGAAGACGAACTTGAGTTGGTTTCCGCACTTGGCGAACAGGGCGCAATTGCTCTGCAAAAGGCTATCAGCTTCGATGCGAAGATGATAGACAGCATGGGCAAAATGGTGGAAGGTCTCGTCTTGGCTCTTGAAGCAAAAGATGAACAAACCCACGGCCATTCGGTACGGGTGGCCAGTCTTGCCAGACTGGTTGCAGAGGAGATGGGACTCAATGACAACGAGGTTGAAACCATCTATCGTGGTGGCCTGCTTCATGATATCGGCAAAATCGGCATGGAGGACACTATCCTCCAACGCCTGGGCATTCTTTCGAATAAAGAGATGGACATAGTGCGCAGACATCCTGAGATCGGTGCAAAGATCACCAGACCGCTCAACTTTCTCAATGAGGTGGAACCTCTCATTCTCCATCACCATGAGCGTTATGACGGGAGCGGCTATCCGGATGGGCTGAGAGGTCGAGACATTCCTTTTGGAGCCCGGATCTTGACAGTCTGTGATGCCTTTGAGACAATGCTGGCCGGCAGACGAAATCTCGCCGGAATGTCTCTTGAGGATGCCGCCCACAATCTATCACGCGAAGGCGGCCGCCACTTCGACCCTCAGATAATCAAGGCCCTTTTTTCTGGTCTCATCAGGCGCCCGGAAGTTCTCGGACTGAGCGATTCGGCCAGGAAAAGCCTTGAAAATCACCGGGAGCAGATCCGCTTTACCGCCAATTTCAACCAGGCTTCCTTTTTTTAA
- a CDS encoding DUF294 nucleotidyltransferase-like domain-containing protein: protein MDDHFFDLFARIPAFSVLPEEEQVRVAKTSGKRTFGKNEILFVRGQSVLDDIFILEEGAIELFSEQPGQNSLCTRLHEGEIFGGVTLLMNAGISITTAKAVVDSKCSTIAKDVFTDLCATYPDFKFYFIEAFDRLLVDRSHTGNFLSNRAIHFLSGIAPFSFLAEAEIEKIASELTVVSQPGNTKVFAQGLSKIEALYIIHQGSAERFFEEADHKINGAMMSEGDVFGGISMLINHSISIRSLRTCEDTIFYVWPKASFLDTCKRNAQFLEFFTDTFGKRMLDRSYAAIVAKVIQPGEETLQFLNQPISYLPQKQIISCRTTTTIQSAAQLMTAHDCSSILVRSPEERFVGIVTDNDLRKKVVAKGLGIDTPLEKIMSSPLRTISSEALVFEALLTMMQENIKYLGIANSDDTVIGIITSKDLLSAQGQSPLFLIGEIATAGSIQELHQHYLQLPAVIQTLIAGGAKAKNLNRLITTISDAILQKIIALALKEHGPPPCPFAFMVMGSEGRKEQTLKTDQDNAIIYEDVPETEAASIHAYFLALGKTICSALDEVGYSFCKGDIMAQNPKWCQPLSVWKDHFRSWIRFASPEDLLNSTIFFDFRCAHGHAPLVTELRRYLMETLVEWPLFLSHLAVNAQHFKPPLGFFRNFLVESKGQHRDTFDIKKVMVPIVDFARVYALKYDLAETNTHERLQRLFARKFLSDETYHEMEQAYSFLMQLRFARQLNALMTEKSAPDNHINPKKLTRIEQTMLKEIFARIDSMQKEIIIRIGDQRDYE, encoded by the coding sequence ATGGATGACCATTTCTTTGATCTCTTCGCGCGCATTCCGGCCTTTTCAGTCCTTCCGGAAGAAGAGCAAGTGCGTGTGGCAAAGACCTCCGGAAAACGAACATTTGGTAAAAACGAGATCCTTTTTGTCCGGGGTCAATCGGTTTTAGATGACATCTTTATCCTCGAAGAAGGGGCGATTGAACTCTTTTCTGAACAACCGGGACAAAACAGCCTATGCACCAGACTGCACGAGGGTGAGATTTTCGGCGGCGTGACACTTCTCATGAATGCAGGTATCAGCATAACAACCGCCAAAGCGGTTGTTGATTCAAAATGCTCTACCATTGCCAAGGACGTCTTTACCGATCTTTGTGCTACCTACCCGGATTTTAAATTTTATTTTATTGAGGCCTTCGATCGGTTGTTGGTTGACAGATCCCATACCGGCAATTTCTTGTCCAATCGCGCCATCCATTTCCTGTCCGGCATCGCTCCGTTTTCTTTCCTGGCAGAGGCGGAAATAGAAAAAATAGCCTCGGAATTGACTGTGGTTTCGCAGCCCGGCAATACAAAGGTCTTTGCCCAGGGACTGTCAAAGATTGAAGCTCTGTATATTATTCACCAGGGATCAGCTGAGCGGTTCTTCGAAGAAGCCGATCACAAAATCAACGGGGCGATGATGAGCGAGGGCGATGTCTTTGGCGGCATATCAATGCTGATCAATCACTCCATCTCTATCCGTTCTCTTCGAACCTGTGAAGACACCATTTTTTATGTCTGGCCCAAAGCCAGCTTCCTCGACACTTGCAAGAGAAACGCCCAGTTTCTCGAATTCTTCACCGATACTTTCGGCAAACGGATGCTTGACCGATCCTATGCCGCAATTGTCGCCAAAGTCATCCAGCCGGGCGAGGAAACGCTGCAATTTCTTAATCAACCGATCAGCTACCTCCCTCAAAAGCAGATAATCTCCTGCAGGACAACGACAACCATTCAATCGGCGGCGCAATTGATGACTGCCCACGATTGCAGCAGCATACTCGTGCGCTCACCCGAGGAGCGTTTCGTCGGTATCGTCACCGACAATGACCTGCGGAAAAAAGTGGTTGCCAAAGGACTTGGCATTGATACGCCATTGGAAAAGATCATGTCTTCTCCGCTGCGAACCATCTCGTCGGAGGCCCTGGTATTTGAGGCCCTGCTCACTATGATGCAGGAAAATATCAAATACCTGGGAATCGCCAACTCTGACGACACGGTGATCGGCATTATTACCAGCAAGGACCTCCTCTCCGCCCAGGGGCAATCACCGCTGTTTCTTATTGGTGAAATTGCGACCGCCGGGTCGATACAGGAGTTGCACCAACACTACCTCCAACTTCCCGCAGTAATTCAGACACTCATCGCCGGCGGGGCCAAGGCCAAAAACCTCAACCGATTGATCACCACCATATCCGATGCCATCCTGCAAAAGATCATTGCCCTGGCCCTCAAAGAACATGGCCCACCGCCTTGTCCTTTTGCTTTTATGGTTATGGGCAGTGAAGGGCGAAAAGAACAGACCCTGAAAACCGATCAGGATAATGCAATTATCTACGAAGATGTCCCGGAAACGGAGGCGGCATCGATTCACGCCTATTTTCTCGCCCTGGGAAAAACCATATGCAGCGCGCTTGATGAAGTCGGCTATAGTTTCTGTAAAGGCGATATCATGGCCCAAAATCCCAAATGGTGCCAGCCTCTCTCGGTATGGAAGGACCACTTTCGTTCCTGGATACGCTTCGCATCTCCGGAGGATCTCCTCAATTCCACAATATTTTTTGATTTTCGCTGCGCGCACGGACATGCCCCTCTCGTTACCGAGTTGCGCAGGTATCTCATGGAAACGCTCGTTGAATGGCCGCTGTTTCTCAGCCATTTGGCTGTTAATGCACAACATTTCAAGCCGCCCCTGGGTTTCTTTCGAAATTTTCTGGTTGAGTCAAAGGGGCAACACAGAGACACCTTCGATATCAAAAAAGTCATGGTGCCGATTGTTGATTTCGCGAGGGTCTATGCCCTTAAATATGACTTGGCGGAGACCAACACCCATGAGCGGCTCCAGCGCTTGTTTGCACGGAAATTTCTTTCCGACGAAACCTATCATGAAATGGAACAGGCCTACAGCTTCTTGATGCAGCTGCGTTTCGCCAGGCAGCTCAATGCCTTGATGACGGAGAAATCGGCCCCCGACAACCACATTAACCCCAAAAAACTGACGCGGATCGAACAGACTATGCTCAAGGAAATCTTCGCGCGAATCGACAGCATGCAAAAGGAAATCATCATCAGGATTGGAGACCAGCGGGACTACGAATAA